The window CCGTGCTCCTCGGTGAGAAGGACAGGCCACATGGAAAGGGAGCCCGGCCTGTGTCCATTTTGCACAAAGACACGTTTTCAGTATCTCTTATTGACCAAAAGAAGGTGGATTTGACTGTTTTACTTAGCCTAAAGTCTGGGTTTACTCCCAGTGGAGGTACTCCACACTCAGCCTGCTTTGTAACATCTTGAATAATGAATCAGGTTAGGGACGTTTCCTCTGGCAATGAAGTTACCAAAAGCTTTttaaacaaagtggaaacaaaaTCTGTTCCAGCCACGATTTATTCGTGTGAAACCATCTACCATCTACATCTGGACATCAGCTGTTGCTACACCCACCTCCTTCCAGTTCGTGACAAAATACAGCACCCCACACCCAAAAACACCCTTTGTCAGACTAGGTGCCGTGACGATTTTCAGAAAGACACACTGAAAAGATCTAAAGGGAGTTAAAAACAAATACCCACCATAAATGTGCGAAGGTGCAGTTACTCcaagaaataaaacatttacaaaaaCCCTGGTGAATCTCAAAACCTTTAGATTAGCTCAGTTTCATCAGCAGCCTTGGGCTGTGTGGTGAAATCAACTAAAGTTGCCTCTCAGGTTTGGGTTTGAACAGAGATCAAACATCAGTCGTGGTTCACTTCCTTCAAGTGACTTTTTGAACCCTGCAGCTGCAATCCATTCAGATGATTAAGGGCTCAAATAATCAGATCTGCTTACAAGAACTGTGACACATTTTCATAGTGACCATGGCTTTAAAATGAGTCAGACCAGCTCCGCTGTGGCTGTGGAGGATGAGGAGTCTCTGAGGGACTGAGCATGCGGCTGTAATATAAGCAGTTAGAGGTCAAAATGCCTCAAACATGACTTTTTGAGCAGGTGGCTTTTGGCCACAGCTGGTTTAACAATGAACCATACTAAGGAGATGACACTGTGctcttatttattttgttctggGTTTTGAATTCAGATTTCTTCTGGGTTTAAGGTACGAGACAAATTAGGTTAATCCAAGATATTTCAAGAGTAAAGTTCAGAAGATCGCTTAGCTTTTTGTGAGCTTGGCACAATGTAATGACGCATCTTCATAAAGTTTTTGGAATTTCCAAGAGACAAAGCACTGAAGTCCATTTTCGTTCTTAGCTCCTGTGATggccaaagaaagaaaaaataacccGGCTGTCTTTAGGtttgctttgttgtttttttttctttttcaaccaTTAATTTTTCATTCTAACCATATTTTTCTAAACACTTGTAGGCTGCCCCCTTGGGGAGAACAATCCAAAATGCAGAAGTCGAGATTTAGAGACTTTATGCAGGTTGCCAAGTAGGGAATCCCAACTCCTTTCTCTGATCCTAGATCAGAAATTCCAACTTCTCAGTTGCCACTGGATGCAAGAGTCCCTCTTGAACAGCTAAATATGTTTAAGCTTGTACAATGTGGGGACTTTCTGTGACATTTTTTGCACGAGGTGAAACTTTAAGAGAAAAACCAACTGAGGCTAAGATTAGCGAACCCCGACCGCCTCACAGTAACGTCATCAGGGATATTTTCTCAAATTTCGCTGCGCTTCATCTAAAGCCACGCACATTTTGCAGGACAGCTGTTTCAAAAGCTGGGAATTGCATCTCTCAAGAAGCAGACGGGAATGGACTGTGCTTTTAATTTTGATTCGGGAGAAAACAACTGTTTTAATACTCCATCATGCCATCAGTTTTTAGAAGCCCAGCATAGTAAAATTGTAATTCATGTGCTTCCCTCTCTTAGTATGCTATTATTAAGGGTTGGTTCAGTCAGATATTAAGTAAGTACAGCCAGTTCTGCTGacagagatgctgaagatgagaaaaataaaaaaaaatagtagcATGATGGAGAGCTGTGAGAGTGACCAAAGTGACCACTGGCAACTGAGACTTTAAATAAACTAATATTACAAATCTGTTTCCTTTCAAGAGTTGTTGTTGAATCATATGATTTCAGTATGTCACCATTAATTCTGAAACTGAACTTGTTTCTCTAGCAGTTAGCTGTATTTACTTTCCATTGATATACAGCCCAGTCACACCAGAGAACATGTGCAACATATATATCTATTAACATCTGGTCCTAATCATTCTTAGGTGAGCGCACAGAAAGGAATTACGGGAGAAAGGGAAAGTAGAAAAGTCTAAGGAGTGTGGAAGACGGTTATGCAGGACAAGTCTCCAACTTGTGGATTCGCACCGTCTGCCACCCCATCCCCAGCGTCCTCTTTTTGGCCAAATGGGAGATTTGGAAAGCGGACGTCATCATGATGAAGTTAAACCTTGGCGTGTCAACATTTAGTGTTAATCAAATCGGTTTTTAAGCTGCAGCCATGTAGGAAAATAATGAGAGCATTTTTGAGCCTTCATTTAGAATCTTCAACGTTTTGTGCTGTGGAACGATGTAGCTACTTCACGTTTTCTTATGAGATTGGGTTGATTATTTGAACCTCTTGAACTGGTAACTTAAGAAACGTATGACAAAAATGTGTGAAATGTAGTACAGAACACACTGTTCCATTGGTTTtgagaatatatatttttttccagaatTTGCTGATAATACTTAGTACTGTTACATATTTGAAAGGTTATGAATGCAGGCCTTTTATACTGTATTACGTTGCTCTGAGTTCAGTGATCTGAATACCTCATCATCCACCACTGCATGTCACTGCTGCACCGCTCCATACACGCTGCAATACAAAAGACTGAAAAGATTTCAGGaagtatttaacttttttttttacttaacatTAAGTTAAGTGTTTTAATCAAATGGTTAAATTTTTCTGCAACCCTGTCACATCTAGTGTAATTTATAGTGTCGTCTCTAAGAACTTTGTGTCCTGGCGCTGCTTTGAagggtcgttttttttttttttttttttttttcccggctCCTCAGCTTGATGTCACAATATTCGCTTCGTGGCTTTGTTGATGTTGAAGCAGCTGCAGTTTCCCACACAGTCATTTTACTAGCTCGGTTTACGTCAGACCCGTCTAGTTTTGGTATTACTCTCAGAGATGATTAAAACTTGTGTATTTGATCGTAAAATTGACCACAATGAATGACTCATTTCAGGCTTGCTGTAGTTCCTTGTTATCATGGTAGACAAGAAACAGGTTGTCCATGCAAATTCAAGTGTGACACTGAAAAGGAAGAAAGACTATCATCACTTTATCTATCCAATGTCGCTCAACTGTTTCCTTGTGACATTACCTGTAATGCTGTCGTATGTGTTATTATGTCAGTCATTGTAATAGACTCACATTGTGTTGTGATATTGTTTTTCAGAGGTAGTTATATCTACTGTCTTATGTAAGAGAAGCTCTCTGCACACACAGTGCCATTTAACCCAAGCCAGGATGCAGTGGAAACCgtgctttattaacaggctAAAATGACTGTTTGTTGGCGTCCACTCACATCTGTGCACATCATCTGGGAACTGCACAGCGTTGATAGTTAAGCTGCCAGGCTGCCATAAAAGACACGAAGCTTTCCATTGAATTCCACAGACGTAGGCATTTTCTGTCCTTGTAGCAGAAACATTTATTCACTGGAACTCTCAAATGTGCAGCACAACAGTTCAAAGGAAGAGACTTGTGAAAACACATCCTGCTGTTCGCACACAGCCTGCCGGTCCATGAACCCATCATGACTGACGTATTCTCTGTATCAGTGGTTTCATTCAGAGGAATTTCCCCAATTTCATTTTATATGAAGACAAAGTTCATCTCGTGTCATGGCCAGGTCACAACTCTCACTGTTTGAGGTGATCCAAACCGAATCTTCTCTGCAAGTGACTGCTGGGTGTTTGATTTTATTTCAATACAGGCGAACGGATGTTCGATGGGTTTCtatttacataaaaacataactGTGAACAAGACATCGTGGTGTTTCTTACAGTGTTTTGTATTTTATAAATCctaaaaaaatgcttttgtacACTGACAAATGCATGATTacaaacaacaagaaagaaAATGCATAATCCCACAAAGTAAGTCAAGTGAAAAATAACAGGTCCCACTCACCGCCTCGCTTACGGCTCAGATGATCAATCCTGTCTATTCCACTGTCATCTGGTATCTGGTTagcaaatatttcaaaacacagcaacaaaaaaaaaaaaaaataagaacacAATGTTCTAAACTTACCAACAGACCAGGTCACGCTCTACTTCTCAGGGACAAGAAATATTGGTCCTACTTTTTACactaaatgtttttgtgttgtttaagACCTCGTTCTGATTCCTGTGTTTTTCATTATCCCTTTTTCATTCCATTTCATTTGGTATATCCTCCACTGTGGGATTTGGACACACAGTTGCAGTGCTCTTGTGAAAGACATCTGAAATTCCTACTAAAACGAAgctgcttctgtgtgtgtgcaggtcagTGCGGCCGCTCAGAGTTTTGGAACTCGGATTTGGATGTTTGTGTGCCCTGCGCGTCGTGCAAGCAGTACCCAAAGACCCCGTCATGCAACACATGTGAGACTCCACGGCTTATACACAGTTACTGCGGTTTGCTtctctgtttgtgtttctgGTGTATTACAGTTCAGAACACTTCTTCAAAACAAGTTgtcaataaaatatataaacgGTAATGCCCctactgtggaaaaaaaaagatggtagCAACTAATTATATTTTCAGTTTCCACAATATGAACCAAAATTGTTAATTTCTTCTGTCATTTTCGTATCctgtatgtagtatacagtttgttttttgttttactcaAAATAATTTCAGGCTGCATTGATCAGATCAGAGTTTTAGCTCAGTGACATGACAGTTATAGCTACTAACACGCAGGCACTACTTTCAGGTATAACTAATCAATCCACTGGCGTCCTGTCCTCCATCTGACACTGCATGTCATTTTCTATTGAACAGGTAAATCTGTGGAGGAGACGTCTGATGTGTGGAAACTTGCAGCCATCACCAGCTTTTCTGTGCTGGCTGTTGTTCTGGTCGGTGCTGCACTGATCATCGGGGTCATGGTGCATCGACGCAAGTCACATAAACGACCTCTACGTGGTAAGATTCCTGAGAAAAATGTAGCTTTTGCGAAGCCAAACTGTATATGGAGTATTACATCTGTGTAAAGTAATAcaaaatttcctttttttttttttctttttttttttcattgaacttgaatttgtttttgttttgctttaaaagaAAGTTGACTTAAAATATAACTAGTCTAATAGAACCTTAGTCATGTTGCATTCAAGGCCAACaaggataaaaagaaaagagaaatagGATCACTCTAAGGTTAGGTTATCTTCCAAAAAAATCTTTTAGTGTCTCTAGTATTAAGCAACTGACAATTCGCCAGGggtgttttcttttcccttGTTCTGAGAGACAACAAGGCCTGTTTCACATGACACAGCAGGAGAAGCACAGGGGTAAATAATTACAATATCGATGGCTGAATTCCATTCATCTGTGCTGCCAGGCTCTTGGTATTGTGTACATGAATAATAGAGTCATCAGTGCTGTTATTGGGAACACCTGTGCACATGATTTCCTGTCTTGATTTATTACAGAACCCATTGAAGAGACCGCAGGGCCACTTTATCAAGCTTAAACAGTTGAGTAAGTATCTTTTTACTTTGTCGTAAACAGCATATGTGTGACCAACATGTGATTTCTAATCAAAGCCTGAATAACAACCTTTCATGGCAAAAGAGTCTGTCTGACTCCAATCAGACTGTGGGCAATAGTCTGCAAATGAGACATGCCAACCTGCTGTGTCAGACTGTTTTAGTGTGAGGTGTTGTCTTTCTTTGCCATGGTAGCTACATTCTTACAAAATATTTCTGattaaaacataaagaaaaatctcGTGCGGAGAATCATGAACaagatattatttttatttgtggtTTTGACAAAGGACTGCAAGTCCATGTCTTGTTTGTTACAAAATGTGAACTGTGCATAGTTTAACATGATGTGACAAAGAGAACTGAATCACTGTCATGGCCTCCACAGCCTCATCATCCTCTGGAAAGGGAAGTGACAGAAGCAAGGAGCCAGACAGAAGAGCCTCTGGACGATGAACTGTGTACCTTAACTCTACGGTGTACCTTGGCCAGAATTGGACTATTTTAATTTATTAGACTGTTAGGTGTAGAGATATGCTCAGTTCTCCAGCTCAGTGTAGATCTACTGGTGATCACAGGACTTGCAAAGAGCAACATCTTCACCTCTGTAGGAATAGCAACATTATACATACTTCAGGATTTGTGTGCCTTTATATTCCATTTAATTGAGATTCCACTCTGGAGGACCTTTGTGGGTTTACAGATGTCCAACTCTAGATAAATCTACACACCATGCTCATGTAATATATCGTGCTGTTTACCAGCTGGACCCCAGTGAATGTAACACGGCTCAGGCTGCCAGCCGGGCTGCAGTTTGATCCTGTGCTAATCAGCAGGCCTAAACGGAGTCTATCTGCTCCTCATTAACCACAACAGCAGCCTCTAAAAGTACAAGTTAGTGAGATATATTGTTTGGCACATTAAGGCCATTTGAATGTAGCTACTTTTAGGTGAAATGTATGCTAGACTTCGTCCCTGCCAGTACGTCCACGTACCTGTTCTTTTAGCAGCCTGATGCAGTGATGAAGCTGTAGATTAAGGGAACAAACTGTACTCATGCACTGTTACTGCGTCTCCTGAGACCAACACAGATCCTGTTTTTCGGGTCATTCCATTTTTGTCACGTCTGATGTTACAAAGTTTTAGATGAGATGGAGTTTTGTCAGTTACAACCCAAGAATTCACATCACCGTCCCAGTACTTGTTGGACGGGATGCTTGAAACACTAGACATATGATCCCAAACTGCTAACATCTGGGACTGCTGCGAGGAATGTACTGTAGTGAAGAAAATGACCTACAGTGTTTTTGTTGGAGTTTCACAATTACAGGGCTTGGTAACCTTGACCTGTACAAACTCTCTCAGATCAGCCAGAAAGCCAAAAAAGGTATGTTTGTAATTgtgaagattttcttttttgtaattttgtagCAACTGAGAGCAGCAAGAACCTTGTTGGACAGGGTTGTCGTCGTCCACTTTCTTTATACGTCTTCTATGAGATTATCACGCAGCATGGGATTCATGAGAAACCCTTGTGATATTTTATCACTGACAATGTTTCAGGTCATTTCTTCTGATCTGTCTGCTTGTGGGGAAAAATGCCTGCCCTCTGGCAGCAACATCATGGAATCATTTCGCatagatacttttttttttctcttccctttttcttaaaaagatgtttatattatttatttttaagcgTCTTGCAGTGTTGCTATGGACCAACTGCAAGAataaaagcacattttaaaaggGACTCCAGTGAAGATGTTTGTGAAACTTCCACCAGGCCAGCCCTCAACGTTACTGAGCAATAActaacattttctgcttctttctcttGCCTCTGATTTCATATACTGTACATGCACTGGCTTCCTTTACTTACTTTAAACTTATAAACTGCTTTGTGTAGCAAATGTATTTTCCCAATAAAATAGACAACTTTCATCCATGCTACAAGTGTTGTTAATCTGCAAATCACGTGTCCCTTAGCTTTTTATGTCTCTATATTAAAAAGGTTTTTCATAACTGGTGAGTGTGAACAAGAAACAAACACACTGTATTTTCCAAGTCTTTTAATGGAGTGACACTATACTTTGAATAATTTTCTTACATTCTAAACTAATTTCTAACAAAGAAGTAAAAATCTACACTTTGGAGTGACAAAATAGCTCTAGAAATATCAACTGAGTACGAGGCAGATATTGTTAAGCACTGAAAAAGCAATAAATTGGAACTTGTGGTAGATGCTTCCTTTATTACACAATATCTACTGTAATCCATCAGATCTTCCCTGCAGAAAAAGAATCTTGCTGCCAGTGTACAGTGATCGCAGGAACATTTTCATCCTGATTTACAATTTACAGAGCTCtgaaattaaaaacacactATTCCAGGCTGCGATGGTGGACAACGACAGAGGAGAGCCGACGTTAAGTGCCACAGGAGATGGGAACAGAATGTACAAAAGTAAGTACATCTGAAGTTTGAACTAAAATGTGCATGTGTTCTTTCCCATTTTCACAGGCTACCGTGGTCTACAAAAATGGGACAGTGAGGTAATCTAAATCGTGACCATTGATAGATACATACATGAtaataaatattgtaacaaaatggCACATTAATGCTAGCGGGTGAACACTAAATCTCATGCCACCGCGTTCAGAAACAATATCCTCACTTCACGCACTGAAATGACACTTTGATCATATTGCTTAAAAAGTGTACAACCCGCAAACCTGCTGTGGTGAATTATTGAGCAGCTAACTCAACAAACAATACACTGAATTATTATGGTCCTCCTGTCCTCCTCAGGCTACGTACATGTGCAAACAATAGAGAGGAGGAAACGGACTAAAGCAAGGATCCCAACACAGATGCTTCGTGCTTGCTATGTGGCTTTTGTAACTGCGAGTTTGGGTGATAACAGTGTATTTTCTGCAATGAAGCTGCATGAGGCAATAAGTAGCAGTTGTTAGGTAAGCAAGGCTTTCGAGGTATATTGTACTTCTGGCCAGGCCTCAACGCAAACAGACATGAAACGCAATGTATAAGGCATGAAAAACACGATTTAAGTTTGTTACGAGAACAAAGCCCATCTGTCCACTTTTGCTAGAGTTCTCATGtggagaaaaaagaagaaaaaacactgaaagacAAACAGGCACATCGGACAACTTGGGGACCacataaaaaggaaaaatgaacaaagaaaaaaagctacGAATACGGTTCTGTTTAGTTTACATTAATACCTGCGAGTAACGGATCTGAGGTCACATacgtgtttgttttctttttcacatggaGAAACTCTCAGGGAAAAGCACGGAAATGAATAAATCATCTCAGAGTCGTAAAATTAGAACTGCTTTGAGTTGTCAGTTTGTCACAGATTTGGAGATTGGAAAGGTTCCAAAAGTATTTCAGCATGTACTTTAAGTGGAGCTGCAGCTATATGCTGGAGTGACCCGAACACCAACTGGACTACAAAAGTGTCGAAATGgcacaaaagagaaaaatgctCGGCTTAACTTAGAAAGTGACCGTCTACAATGTTTTACACATCAGGTGTGTTCcttttaaaggtttttacccTGAGTGCAGCTGACATTCCTGCCTGTTGTAACTGAGAACTAACGACGTACTAATGGACTAATGAGAAGGTTCGTAAAGGCTACAAGAGTTTTAGAGGACATTTTTTACAACATTCATAAAATGTTCCTCTGATAAAATGTGCACATAAAATCAACGCAAATAAATTATagatacatcttttttttttttttttaagcatacaGTGTCACTCAGAGTGAACTTGAATATTATCAGCACTACATCTATTTACTTAATAATCTGGTTTGAGTAACCCACTTTGCCACTGACCTTTGGACACAACCAGAGGTATTTGACTGAGAAATAACAGGCTTGCCTTACTGTATGTGAATTCCCAAAGGAGTCATTTAACACTGAATATATATAGTTTGTATATTTAGTTTCTTAAGGAACTTACAGAGGCACTGAACACAATAATAAATACCAAGAGTTAGCACAGTACTGTCTTAAAAAACATGTTAATTATTATCAGTGTTGATGTTCTTACGTGGACCTGGGATGGTGTTTTCTCCTCACTTTGGTTGGTAAGGCTTTTACAGAGCGATAAGCAGAGACTAATGTTTTCGGGACTCCTGcatatttacagaaaacattTGAGGCCTTATTCAAAGTGGACCGATGACTCTGGAGATGTTACAGAGATGCTGCCGTCTCCTGCAGAGGTAAAACTGGAAGCCGGTACTGAAAAGTGCATTCCTCCAAAAGAACGTCTGTCAGGACCAAGGAGcactttcagaaaaaaaagtcaagtttTACAATTATTGATAGAGGGATAAATCACTTAAAATAGAGGATCACCTGCATGCTTTGGAGGACTACTTTATAGGAAAGACCCCATGTCCAGGTCCATGAATGCGTTAGCATCCAGACTAAAAGAGGAGTCGTAGATCTGGGTGGTGTTCTGATGCATTTTCTGATGGTGTCGCAGGTTGGACTTGCTGGAGAAGCTCTTGTCGCACAGCAGGCAGGCGAATGGCTTCTCTTTAGTGTGTATCCTCCGGTGACATATGAGCTGAGTGGACACACGGAACGCCTTTCCGCACTCCAGGCACTGGTAGCGCTTCGGCTCGGTGTGAATGCGTCGGTGGTTCTTGAGAGCCATCAGGTTGGTGAACTCTTTCTGGCAGACTGAGCAGAAGAAGGAGCCCGTCTTGTGGCTGTTCTTGTGGTTGAGGAGGGAGCCGGCGTGGCGGTAGGTGCGACCACAGTAGTCACAGACGTGGCTCTTCTCTTCGGTGACAGAAGTGTCGCTACTCCTCTGTGAATTAGAGATGCTTTCTGGAATGTGCGACAAAGGTGGTGGGACTTGGTTGGGCATCTCGCCTATTCCCATGGACTGATTTATTCCTGAGTCCCAGCAGACGTTGTTCTCTGCAGGTTCAGCCACACCTTGTTGATAGGGACCCTGACCCATGTGGTGCGTGTCATGGTGCTCCTGGTAACTGGCCACATCGGGAAAGCTCTGCTGGCAGAGGCTGCAGGTCACAGTTTGGTCCTTTGAGTGCACTTCCATGTGGCTCTGCAGGTGTGCAACCAGACAGAAGGTCTTGCCGCACTCGGGGCAGCAGTGACGCCTCATCTGGGAATGTATCTGCAGAGTGACAGGGTCGGGAAATGTCTGGAGACACAAGGTACAGTGGTGAAGGTTTTCAGAATGTGACTTCTTATGGTTGAGGAGGGAGCCAGCGTGGCGGTAGGAGCGTCCACACAGGTCACACCTGCAGTAAGAACATTCCAATATTTAATGCTGAATAATCAGTTCAAACCAGATCTGTAAAACTAACAGAAGACGActtataaaatgaaaaaaatcaaaacatttcagtgctggaaaaataaactaaactgtttttttctggTGAGATATATAATCCTGTTACTTAACTAGTGAAAACATATATCAGGCGCTTCTGAACTGCCATTTCTCTTTACGTATGTATAAAGCCAACAACATGCAGAAACTGCAGACATATATACAAGGAGTTTCTGAGGGAAAATCTGTGTTCAAAATTATGCTTCGTCAGCTTAATTAAACCAGGGAAGACATTTTCTAAACTATCCTTAAGATGACTGATAAAAAAGAACTTATTTCACAGCGACACTAACTTACATGAAGCATTTGTCTCCCCTCTCCGAGTGCTGGACTCCGAATCTTGTGCTGTTCTGACCTCTGCGGCAGCGGTGCCTCTTCAGGCCGGACCTGCCCTGGAAGCTCTTTCCACATGAAGGGCAGCTGAAGTGACTCAGCACCCGATTGTGGACCCTCTGGTGGTTGTGTAGGATGCTGGCGAGGCGGAAGGCCTTTCCACATGTGAGACACACATACTTTTTCTTCTGTGTGTGGATGCGTGTGTGATTGCGTAAAGCCATTGGGTTAGTGAAGGGCTTAGAACAGAAGGTGCAACTGAAGTGTCCTGTCTTGTGGGTATTTTTGTGATTCAACAGCGAGCCAGCATGGCGGTAGCTGCGATTACATATGTTGCATGTGAATGGCCGCTCCTCTTTACTTGGAGACGCATTTGACTGTGGATCCTTGCTGTCCGATGGTCCTTCACAGGTATGTGCTTCCAGATGTTCAACCGAGGGAAAGGCCTGCTTACATTCTTTGCACTTGAAGGCTCTAGATTTGAGTCCCCTCCTGCCTCCAGCCCCATCCTTTCTGAGGTCTGCACAGACATGAGCCAAtagttgtttctttcctctAAAGCCCTTTCCACAGTTTTGGCATAAGTGCTTTTTAAATGCAAAGTGGGTCCGCAAGTGGTTCTTCATGGCGAGCTGATTAGAGTAAGTGTTGTTGCAAATAGAACAGTAATATTCACCTGTCTTATGTGAGTTTCTGTGGTTGACCAGACTTCCTGCGTGGCGATATGTACGGCCACACTGGTCACATGCAAAAGGTCGTTGGTCGCTCGTGTCCTCCAATTTAACTGAGGTCTCCAATTTTGCTTTACCTGGCTTCTCCTCAGGCAGTCGCTTGCGGAGCCGAACTGAGGTAAGAGCTCGATTGGCATTCGAAGTTAGGGATGGCGTTCTTCCATCTGATTTGGTCCCATTCATTTGCATGAGTGCCTGAATCTGACTGTTGAGTTCCTGGATTTTGGCTTGATTCTCTTTGTGCCTTTTGAGGTGGATCAAGAGCTGCTTTTGAATTTTGAAGGCTTTCCCACACTCGTGGCAAGTATGCCTGGGAAAGGAGACAAAGTATATGGTTAAATCGACGATTGTAAAACTGGCAACACTCTACACATGTAAATTCACAATGGCCAAACACATTAGTAAGTATATAggcaacattgtttttttttgttacacaaaatTTCAAGCATTAGCAAATTTTGAACATGCGTCTCAATGTAAGGAATTCCTGCTGGAACTAACCTCTTAATATCAAAGTGGGATCTCTGATGGTTTTTAAGGGCCAACAGGTTGTAGAAGCGTTTCTGGCAGATGAGACATCTGAACACGCCTGTTTTATGGGACTTTTTATGGTTGAGGAGGGAACCTGCATGCCTGTACGACCGCCCACACTGATCACACTTGTACTGACGATCCTCAACGTCAACAATTTCTCTGGCGAGACTCATCTTTTTATTCCGGACGACATTGTTGACTTTTATTTCCTCTTTACAGTGCGCTGTCTCATCTTTCCTCTCAACTGTGCAGCCATGGTTGTCAAGATGATTGTAGCTCGTGCAGAAGATGCCACAACTGCCACAGATTATCCGTGCTTCCTCTTTGCTTTCTTTGACGTCGTTGTTCATTGGCAAATGGCTTACGTTGTCTACCTGGTCCTTGT of the Odontesthes bonariensis isolate fOdoBon6 chromosome 23, fOdoBon6.hap1, whole genome shotgun sequence genome contains:
- the znf646 gene encoding zinc finger protein 646; this encodes MAVQDPGRTTGFPCKQCGLVCPNMPSLLEHIDAHYHQEEERKFRCEQCGRGYRHAGSLTNHKKTHEVGSFQCTICGKENSNASALKSHLRNHTSLKKYSCAECGKAFRLASQLATHQRVHLARKAKEESYRKIDMEFFTQETENDQPHQLSEQSENVKITAENSPSEHKMEEICYSQSESCDDAVNRPFRCDLCDKSYIHHRSLTNHKKTHQVGTFECTVCFKLFNNMAALYSHQRTHKARNETEHSLTGVSQAGTTLDQFSPHSQDALVNFCHLCQVLFPNDEEFQEHIQMHNSSSLSFGPQDSLSEKQNTSYDNSISSPESNFYSSPINSFPTGASIDNPLSFDLPQEKITSNGHVFSDCCIDEKSFSNSPQAEPPAMDTSIHSTAFMPAQNNNGAMKTEETSTVDSDERPFKCQICSKSYRHSGSLINHKRSHQLGTYQCSVCRKNYPHLAALKSHLRLHKAQPSSFSLSAEGDWLSPEPLTLDNNRQGCFSSQNEQEDGVHTVLGIDQENGADHSNGALYQGQINQDFSQDMTANLPHNEHLMQRHMCADCGETFADIAEIKSHSCPLLQQNEATRSEYTNSFDFQASNGHCTIGNAERNGEFQGPNGSHNQSYFEQNFLDNVSSAQLNAGREEDDADEDDDGDLYQCSICGNSYTSMRALRSHLRGHTQSNGTPASSGPPSMSSHEEVKDEEPEEMMICSTCGESFANRQDLITHQLLHNKDQVDNVSHLPMNNDVKESKEEARIICGSCGIFCTSYNHLDNHGCTVERKDETAHCKEEIKVNNVVRNKKMSLAREIVDVEDRQYKCDQCGRSYRHAGSLLNHKKSHKTGVFRCLICQKRFYNLLALKNHQRSHFDIKRHTCHECGKAFKIQKQLLIHLKRHKENQAKIQELNSQIQALMQMNGTKSDGRTPSLTSNANRALTSVRLRKRLPEEKPGKAKLETSVKLEDTSDQRPFACDQCGRTYRHAGSLVNHRNSHKTGEYYCSICNNTYSNQLAMKNHLRTHFAFKKHLCQNCGKGFRGKKQLLAHVCADLRKDGAGGRRGLKSRAFKCKECKQAFPSVEHLEAHTCEGPSDSKDPQSNASPSKEERPFTCNICNRSYRHAGSLLNHKNTHKTGHFSCTFCSKPFTNPMALRNHTRIHTQKKKYVCLTCGKAFRLASILHNHQRVHNRVLSHFSCPSCGKSFQGRSGLKRHRCRRGQNSTRFGVQHSERGDKCFMCDLCGRSYRHAGSLLNHKKSHSENLHHCTLCLQTFPDPVTLQIHSQMRRHCCPECGKTFCLVAHLQSHMEVHSKDQTVTCSLCQQSFPDVASYQEHHDTHHMGQGPYQQGVAEPAENNVCWDSGINQSMGIGEMPNQVPPPLSHIPESISNSQRSSDTSVTEEKSHVCDYCGRTYRHAGSLLNHKNSHKTGSFFCSVCQKEFTNLMALKNHRRIHTEPKRYQCLECGKAFRVSTQLICHRRIHTKEKPFACLLCDKSFSSKSNLRHHQKMHQNTTQIYDSSFSLDANAFMDLDMGSFL
- the LOC142373454 gene encoding tumor necrosis factor receptor superfamily member 12A; its protein translation is MASASLCALCGFIIAAVTSLHGVSAQKSQCGRSEFWNSDLDVCVPCASCKQYPKTPSCNTCKSVEETSDVWKLAAITSFSVLAVVLVGAALIIGVMVHRRKSHKRPLREPIEETAGPLYQA